One genomic segment of Streptomyces liangshanensis includes these proteins:
- a CDS encoding acyl-CoA dehydrogenase family protein — translation MDLGLSEEQEAARRLAEDFVDREITPFVVDWDRDESVDRAIVGKLGALGFLGLTVPEEYGGSGGDHLTYCLVTEELGRGDSSVRGIVSVSLGLVAKTLATWGDEEQKRAWLPRLTSGEALGCFGLTEPGTGSDAGNLTTKAVRDGADWVVNGSKMFITNGTWADVVLLFARTNDTPGHRGISAFLVPADSPGLTRRTLHGKLGLRGQPTAELVLEDVRVPAGALLGPEGKGFSVAMSALAKGRMSVAAGCVGIARAALEAAVGYAGEREQFGRPIAHHQLVQELISDIAVDVDAARLLTWRVADLIDRGEEFATAASQAKLFASEAAVRSANNALQVFGGYGYIDEYPVGKLLRDARVMTLYEGTSQIQKLIIGRALTGVSAF, via the coding sequence GTGGATCTGGGGCTGAGCGAGGAGCAGGAGGCGGCGCGCAGGCTCGCCGAGGACTTCGTCGACCGGGAGATCACCCCCTTCGTCGTCGACTGGGACCGGGACGAGAGCGTCGACCGGGCGATCGTCGGCAAGCTCGGCGCGCTGGGCTTCCTCGGGCTGACCGTCCCCGAGGAGTACGGCGGCTCGGGCGGCGACCACCTCACGTACTGCCTGGTCACCGAGGAGCTCGGACGCGGTGACTCGTCCGTGCGCGGCATCGTCTCCGTCTCGCTGGGGCTGGTCGCCAAGACCCTCGCCACCTGGGGCGACGAGGAGCAGAAGCGGGCCTGGCTGCCCCGGCTCACCTCGGGCGAGGCGCTCGGCTGCTTCGGGCTGACCGAGCCGGGCACCGGCTCCGACGCCGGGAACCTCACGACGAAGGCCGTGCGGGACGGGGCCGACTGGGTCGTCAACGGCTCCAAGATGTTCATCACCAACGGCACCTGGGCCGACGTGGTCCTGCTCTTCGCGCGCACCAACGACACCCCCGGCCACCGGGGGATCTCCGCCTTCCTCGTACCGGCCGACAGCCCCGGCCTGACCCGCCGCACCCTGCACGGCAAGCTCGGCCTGCGCGGCCAGCCCACGGCGGAACTGGTCCTGGAGGACGTCCGGGTCCCGGCCGGGGCGCTGCTGGGTCCGGAGGGCAAGGGCTTCTCCGTCGCGATGTCCGCGCTCGCCAAGGGCCGGATGTCGGTCGCCGCCGGCTGCGTCGGCATCGCGCGGGCGGCGCTGGAGGCGGCGGTCGGGTACGCGGGGGAGCGCGAGCAGTTCGGCAGGCCCATCGCCCACCACCAGCTGGTGCAGGAGCTGATCAGCGACATCGCCGTCGACGTGGACGCGGCGCGGCTGCTGACCTGGCGGGTGGCCGATCTCATCGACCGCGGCGAGGAGTTCGCGACGGCCGCCTCCCAGGCCAAGCTGTTCGCGTCCGAGGCCGCCGTACGGTCCGCCAACAACGCCCTCCAGGTCTTCGGCGGTTACGGCTACATCGACGAGTACCCGGTCGGCAAACTCCTGCGCGACGCACGGGTGATGACGCTCTACGAGGGCACCAGCCAGATCCAGAAACTGATCATCGGCCGCGCGCTGACAGGGGTTTCGGCGTTCTGA
- a CDS encoding YiaA/YiaB family inner membrane protein: MTDTPVKQQNTGAYYGQAVLSFGLALAALSIGIYRLDAGAWVRGFLAIAVLYLTTSAFTLAKVIRDRQEAGQIVSRVDQARLEKILAEHDPFNKL, from the coding sequence ATGACCGACACACCCGTCAAGCAGCAGAACACCGGCGCCTACTACGGACAGGCCGTCCTCTCGTTCGGCCTCGCGCTCGCCGCCCTCTCGATCGGCATCTACCGGCTCGACGCCGGCGCGTGGGTACGGGGCTTCCTCGCCATCGCCGTCCTCTACCTCACGACCTCGGCCTTCACCCTCGCCAAGGTGATCAGGGACCGCCAGGAGGCGGGGCAGATCGTCAGCCGGGTCGACCAGGCCAGACTGGAGAAGATCCTCGCGGAGCACGACCCCTTCAACAAGCTCTAG
- a CDS encoding TetR/AcrR family transcriptional regulator, whose translation MRTVEHAGDGENAPWAEVAPEAARRLLAAAVEAFAERGYHATTTRDIASRAGMSPAALYIHFKTKEELLHRISRIGHDRALALLTDAADSGGTATRRLDDVVRRFVRWHAERHTTARVVQYELDALAPEHRAEIVELRRRSDAVVRRILTEGVRDGEFDVPDVPGTTLAVLSLCIDVARWFNVAGRRSADEVGALYADLVLRMVTAQKQ comes from the coding sequence ATGCGTACGGTGGAGCACGCGGGCGACGGCGAGAACGCGCCCTGGGCCGAGGTCGCCCCCGAAGCGGCCAGGAGGCTGCTGGCCGCCGCCGTCGAGGCGTTCGCGGAGCGCGGCTACCACGCCACCACCACCCGCGACATCGCGAGCCGCGCCGGGATGAGCCCGGCCGCGCTCTACATCCACTTCAAGACCAAGGAAGAGCTGCTCCACCGGATCAGCAGGATCGGCCACGACCGGGCGCTCGCCCTGCTCACCGACGCGGCCGACAGCGGGGGCACGGCGACCCGGCGGCTCGACGACGTCGTCCGCCGCTTCGTCCGCTGGCACGCCGAGCGCCACACGACCGCGCGGGTCGTCCAGTACGAGCTGGACGCGCTCGCCCCCGAGCACCGCGCCGAGATCGTGGAGCTGCGGCGCCGCAGCGACGCCGTGGTGCGGCGCATCCTGACCGAGGGGGTACGGGACGGGGAGTTCGACGTCCCCGACGTGCCCGGCACCACCCTCGCCGTGCTGTCGCTCTGCATCGACGTGGCGCGCTGGTTCAACGTGGCGGGCCGCCGTTCGGCCGACGAGGTCGGGGCGCTCTACGCCGACCTCGTCCTGCGGATGGTCACGGCCCAGAAGCAGTAG
- a CDS encoding MaoC family dehydratase, with protein sequence MAEPRIFTSAEELRAGVGEQLGHSDWLEIDQKRIDLFADATGDHQWIHVDPVRAAAGPFGTTIAHGYLTLSLLPVFVPQIIAVENVTMGVNYGTNKVRFPAPVPVGSRLRASAVLRSVEEAGGGVQVTALVTVEREGGTKPVCVAESVSRYYF encoded by the coding sequence ATGGCCGAGCCGAGGATCTTCACCTCCGCCGAGGAGCTGCGCGCCGGGGTCGGCGAACAGTTGGGGCACAGCGACTGGCTGGAGATCGACCAGAAGCGGATCGACCTCTTCGCCGACGCCACCGGCGACCACCAGTGGATCCACGTGGACCCGGTGCGCGCGGCGGCCGGCCCCTTCGGGACGACGATCGCGCACGGCTACCTGACGCTGTCCCTGCTGCCGGTGTTCGTCCCGCAGATCATCGCGGTCGAGAACGTGACCATGGGCGTCAACTACGGCACCAACAAGGTCAGGTTCCCCGCCCCCGTGCCGGTCGGCTCGCGGCTGCGCGCCTCGGCCGTGCTCCGGAGCGTGGAGGAGGCGGGCGGCGGCGTCCAGGTGACCGCCCTGGTCACCGTCGAACGCGAGGGCGGTACGAAGCCGGTCTGCGTGGCGGAGTCGGTGTCGCGGTACTACTTCTGA
- the soxR gene encoding redox-sensitive transcriptional activator SoxR codes for MPHLPETIHELTVGQLSARSGAAVSALHFYEAKGLISSRRTSGNQRRYTRDALRRVAFVRAAQRVGIPLATIRDALSELPEERTPNREDWARLSETWRSELDRRIQQLGRLRDHLTDCIGCGCLSLENCVLSNPDDVFGDRMTGSRLLPGRLPDPGPDAAGSGTDAAPEPG; via the coding sequence GTGCCGCACCTTCCGGAGACGATCCATGAACTCACCGTCGGTCAGCTGTCCGCGCGCAGTGGCGCCGCCGTGTCGGCCCTGCACTTCTACGAGGCCAAAGGGCTGATCAGCAGCCGCAGGACCAGCGGCAACCAGCGCCGCTACACCAGGGACGCGCTGCGCCGGGTGGCGTTCGTCCGGGCCGCCCAGCGGGTCGGCATCCCGCTGGCGACCATCAGGGACGCGCTGTCGGAGCTGCCGGAGGAACGCACTCCCAACCGCGAGGACTGGGCGCGGCTCTCGGAGACCTGGCGCTCGGAACTGGACCGGCGCATCCAGCAGCTCGGCCGGCTCCGGGACCACCTGACGGACTGCATCGGCTGCGGCTGCCTCTCGCTGGAGAACTGTGTCCTCTCCAACCCGGACGACGTCTTCGGCGACCGGATGACCGGCTCCCGCCTCCTCCCGGGCCGCCTCCCGGACCCGGGGCCCGACGCCGCCGGCTCAGGGACCGACGCCGCCCCCGAGCCCGGCTAG
- a CDS encoding RNA ligase (ATP), translating into MSTLRVTAETLIIHEHPNADALELAQVGLYRAVVAKGAYRTGDIALYIPEQAVLPAALIEELGLTGRLAGRAADRVKAVRLRGELSQGIVCRPRALADVDLAAAVADGTDFAGPLSVTKWVPPVPPTMSGEVEGAPGLLPWVDIENIQRYPDVFAPGEPVILTEKLHGTACLLTYTADGGGVQVASKGFGAKGLALKEDPRNLYWRAIRAHGVPAVAARLAEELGASRVGVFGEVYGAGVQDLAYGADGRGAAPAYAVFDVSAEIGGQVVWLSPAALLTGRLPLVPTLYEGPYAIGKVLEVASGRETVSGRALHLREGVVIRPVTERFSPVVGGRAIAKAVSPAYLTRKGGTEYE; encoded by the coding sequence ATGTCGACGCTGCGCGTCACCGCCGAGACGCTGATCATCCACGAGCACCCGAACGCGGACGCGTTGGAGCTCGCCCAGGTGGGCCTGTACCGCGCGGTGGTCGCCAAGGGCGCGTACCGCACCGGCGACATCGCCCTCTACATCCCGGAGCAGGCCGTGCTGCCCGCCGCGCTGATCGAGGAGCTGGGTCTCACCGGCCGCCTCGCGGGGCGCGCCGCGGACCGGGTGAAGGCGGTGCGGCTGCGCGGCGAGCTGTCGCAGGGGATCGTGTGCCGGCCGCGCGCGCTGGCGGACGTGGACCTGGCGGCAGCGGTCGCGGACGGTACGGACTTCGCCGGGCCGCTCTCCGTCACCAAGTGGGTGCCGCCCGTCCCTCCCACGATGAGCGGCGAGGTGGAGGGCGCGCCCGGGCTGCTGCCGTGGGTCGACATCGAGAACATCCAGCGCTATCCGGACGTCTTCGCGCCGGGCGAACCGGTGATCCTGACGGAGAAGCTGCACGGCACGGCCTGCCTGCTGACGTACACGGCCGACGGCGGCGGCGTCCAGGTCGCCTCGAAGGGCTTCGGCGCGAAGGGCCTCGCGCTCAAGGAGGACCCGCGCAACCTGTACTGGCGTGCGATACGGGCCCACGGCGTCCCGGCGGTCGCCGCCCGGCTCGCGGAGGAGCTGGGCGCGAGCCGGGTCGGCGTCTTCGGCGAGGTGTACGGGGCGGGCGTGCAGGACCTGGCGTACGGCGCGGACGGCCGCGGCGCGGCGCCCGCGTACGCGGTGTTCGACGTCTCGGCGGAGATCGGCGGGCAGGTCGTCTGGCTGTCGCCCGCCGCGCTGCTGACCGGCCGGCTGCCCCTGGTCCCGACGCTGTACGAGGGTCCGTACGCGATCGGGAAGGTGCTGGAAGTCGCGTCGGGACGCGAGACGGTCTCGGGGCGCGCGCTGCACCTGAGGGAGGGCGTGGTGATCCGTCCGGTGACGGAACGCTTCAGCCCGGTGGTCGGCGGCCGCGCGATAGCGAAGGCCGTCAGCCCGGCCTACCTGACCCGCAAGGGCGGTACGGAGTACGAGTGA
- a CDS encoding penicillin acylase family protein: MRRRTGRLTSATTRTATRTPRTARTLPSTALAAAAVFALGAALLSPPSPAAAADPVPLPVADHCASQCDDLLPPGENGNATLAEIIGNIVFGTHPAHSSDQLGRYDALIAGRNTLTDSTLTTFFNDASFGVPANQVESVTTPRPDVTITRDKQTGVPHIKGTTRYGTEFGAGYAAGQDRLWMMDLFRHIGRGELTSFAGGALANQGLEQQFWPSAPYTEADLQAQVDRIRTTEGARGELAMADAQAYVDGINSYRQKAKDGRYFPGEYVLTGKIDSITNVGEIQPFKITDLISIASVVGGQFGGGGGGEVQAALSLLASQQKYGVAEGTAIWESFRQRDDPEAVLTVHDGESFPYAQKPAQPRGTALPDRGSVQAEPLVYDRTGSAVTRAKALVKAPKQLRPAQGIFDDGVVPPGALDPKRGMSNALLVSGAHTASGNPVAVFGPQTGYFAPQLMMLQELQGPGISARGVAFAGVGMYVQMGRGQDYAWSATSAAQDITDTYAIELCNADGSPATKASTSYLYRSVCTPMEKMERVNSWKPSVADSTAAGSYRLQVWRTKYGLVTHRATLGGKPVAYTSLRTTYRHEADSIIGFQMLNDPAHTTDAASFREAAHRIGYAFNWFYADSRTAAFYNSGPNPVRAAGVDAALPVRAEPAYEWQDYDPAFNTAAYTPPAQHPQSAGQDYYISWNNRQAKDYNTAAFGFGAVHRGDLLDGRVKKLVAAGGVTRASLTRAMADAALTDLRGEQVLPELLKVIRTAAVTDPQLNTAVQQLDAWRAAGSERRETSQGSHTYTHAAAVRIMDAWWPRLVEAQFKPGLGDELYGAFTDSLPIDESPAASHGPTGAHGGSAFQYGWWGYVDKDLRQVLGDPVQAPSPRTYCGGGTPGGCRDTLLTTLKAAVAVPASQVYPGDDNCGAGDQWCSDAIIHRALGGITHPTISWQNRPTYQQVVEFPTHR; the protein is encoded by the coding sequence ATGCGACGACGCACCGGAAGACTCACGAGCGCCACGACCAGAACGGCCACCAGGACCCCCAGGACCGCAAGGACCCTCCCCTCGACCGCCCTCGCCGCCGCCGCGGTGTTCGCGCTCGGCGCCGCCCTGCTCTCCCCGCCGTCCCCGGCCGCCGCGGCCGACCCCGTTCCCCTCCCCGTCGCCGACCACTGCGCGAGCCAGTGCGACGACCTCCTGCCGCCCGGCGAGAACGGCAACGCCACCCTCGCCGAGATCATCGGCAACATCGTCTTCGGCACCCACCCCGCCCACAGCTCCGACCAGCTCGGCCGTTACGACGCGCTGATCGCCGGCCGCAACACCCTCACCGACTCCACCCTCACCACCTTCTTCAACGACGCGTCCTTCGGCGTCCCGGCCAACCAGGTCGAGTCCGTCACCACCCCGCGCCCCGACGTCACGATCACCCGCGACAAGCAGACCGGCGTCCCCCACATCAAGGGCACCACCCGCTACGGCACCGAGTTCGGCGCCGGTTACGCGGCGGGCCAGGACCGGCTCTGGATGATGGACCTCTTCCGGCACATCGGCCGCGGCGAACTGACCTCCTTCGCCGGCGGCGCGCTCGCCAACCAGGGCCTGGAGCAGCAGTTCTGGCCCTCGGCGCCGTACACGGAAGCCGACCTCCAGGCCCAGGTGGACCGCATCAGGACCACCGAGGGCGCACGCGGCGAGCTGGCCATGGCCGACGCGCAGGCGTACGTGGACGGCATCAACTCCTACCGCCAGAAGGCCAAGGACGGCCGGTACTTCCCCGGTGAGTACGTCCTCACCGGGAAGATCGACTCGATCACCAATGTCGGCGAGATCCAGCCCTTCAAGATCACCGACCTGATCTCCATCGCGTCGGTCGTCGGCGGCCAGTTCGGCGGCGGGGGCGGCGGCGAGGTCCAGGCCGCGCTGTCCCTGCTCGCCTCCCAACAGAAGTACGGCGTCGCCGAGGGCACCGCGATCTGGGAGTCCTTCCGCCAGCGCGACGACCCCGAGGCCGTCCTCACCGTCCACGACGGCGAGAGCTTCCCGTACGCGCAGAAGCCCGCGCAGCCGCGCGGCACGGCGCTGCCCGACCGCGGTTCCGTCCAGGCCGAACCGCTCGTGTACGACAGGACCGGCTCGGCCGTCACCCGGGCCAAGGCCCTCGTGAAGGCCCCGAAGCAGCTCAGGCCCGCGCAGGGCATCTTCGACGACGGGGTCGTGCCGCCGGGCGCACTCGACCCGAAACGCGGGATGTCCAACGCCCTGCTGGTGTCCGGCGCCCACACCGCGAGCGGCAATCCCGTCGCCGTCTTCGGCCCGCAAACCGGCTATTTCGCGCCACAGCTCATGATGCTCCAGGAGCTCCAGGGCCCCGGCATCAGCGCCCGCGGCGTCGCCTTCGCCGGCGTCGGCATGTACGTGCAGATGGGCCGCGGCCAGGACTACGCCTGGAGCGCCACCTCGGCGGCCCAGGACATCACCGACACGTACGCGATCGAGCTCTGCAACGCCGACGGCTCACCGGCCACCAAGGCCTCCACGTCCTACCTCTACCGCTCCGTCTGCACCCCGATGGAGAAGATGGAGCGCGTCAACTCCTGGAAGCCGTCGGTGGCGGACTCCACCGCCGCCGGCTCGTACCGCCTCCAGGTCTGGCGTACGAAGTACGGCCTGGTCACGCACCGCGCCACCCTCGGCGGCAAGCCCGTCGCGTACACCTCCCTGCGGACCACCTACCGCCACGAGGCCGACTCGATCATCGGCTTCCAGATGCTCAACGACCCCGCGCACACGACCGACGCCGCGTCCTTCCGGGAAGCCGCCCACCGCATCGGCTACGCCTTCAACTGGTTCTACGCGGACTCCCGTACCGCCGCCTTTTACAACAGCGGCCCGAACCCGGTCCGCGCGGCCGGCGTGGACGCCGCGCTGCCGGTGAGGGCCGAGCCCGCGTACGAATGGCAGGACTACGACCCCGCCTTCAACACCGCCGCCTACACCCCGCCGGCCCAGCATCCGCAGTCGGCGGGGCAGGACTACTACATCTCGTGGAACAACCGGCAGGCCAAGGACTACAACACCGCGGCCTTCGGCTTCGGCGCCGTCCACCGGGGCGACCTGCTCGACGGCCGGGTGAAGAAGCTCGTCGCGGCCGGGGGAGTCACCCGCGCCTCGCTCACCCGGGCGATGGCCGACGCCGCGCTGACCGATCTGCGCGGCGAACAGGTGCTGCCGGAGCTGCTCAAGGTGATCAGGACGGCCGCCGTCACCGATCCCCAGCTGAACACCGCCGTGCAGCAGCTCGACGCCTGGCGCGCCGCCGGGTCCGAGCGCCGGGAGACCTCCCAGGGGTCGCACACCTACACCCACGCCGCCGCCGTGCGGATCATGGACGCGTGGTGGCCCCGGCTGGTCGAGGCGCAGTTCAAGCCCGGCCTCGGTGACGAGCTGTACGGCGCGTTCACCGACTCGCTGCCCATCGACGAGTCACCGGCCGCCTCCCACGGGCCGACGGGCGCGCACGGGGGATCGGCGTTCCAGTACGGGTGGTGGGGGTACGTCGACAAGGACCTGAGGCAGGTCCTCGGCGACCCGGTCCAGGCCCCCTCGCCCCGGACGTACTGCGGCGGCGGCACGCCGGGCGGCTGCCGCGACACGCTGCTGACCACCCTCAAGGCCGCCGTGGCCGTGCCCGCCTCCCAGGTCTACCCGGGGGACGACAACTGCGGCGCGGGTGACCAGTGGTGCTCGGACGCGATCATCCACCGGGCGCTGGGCGGGATCACCCATCCCACGATCAGCTGGCAGAACAGGCCCACGTACCAGCAGGTGGTGGAGTTCCCCACGCACCGCTGA